In Arthrobacter sp. PAMC25284, a single genomic region encodes these proteins:
- a CDS encoding flagellar hook protein FlgE, translating to MLRSLYSGISGLRAHQTMLDVTGANIANVNTAGFKSSTVQFQDTLSQMTQGASAPQTQTGGSNPAQVGLGVKIASITTNFSQGSSQSTGRATDMMISGEGFFVTSKSGQQLFSRAGSFTFDAANHLVSPDGAVLQGWTAVSGAVNTSGTVGDITLKSNDLIAKITEKVTLDGNLPSDAVEGTADGTVDRVVKVYDATGADRMVSLTFTKIANSQNWQVDATDENGATGTGTLTFAGGQQTAGSAGTVTVGGISVDLSAVSGYAKAESLTVTGQDGYAAGSLESYTIGSDGSVLGAFSNGAKQVLAKIAMAKFTNPAGLEKAGGSSYVATGNSGGVQLGSAGDPGMGSLSGGNLEMSNVDLSQEFTNLIVAQRGFQANARIITTSDEILQELTQLKR from the coding sequence ATGCTCCGCTCGCTGTACTCCGGAATCTCCGGCCTCCGTGCCCACCAGACCATGCTGGACGTCACCGGCGCGAACATCGCCAACGTCAATACGGCGGGATTCAAATCCTCCACCGTCCAGTTCCAGGACACCCTGTCCCAGATGACCCAGGGCGCTTCCGCTCCGCAGACGCAGACCGGCGGCAGCAACCCCGCCCAGGTCGGTCTCGGCGTCAAGATCGCCAGCATCACCACCAACTTCAGCCAGGGATCCTCGCAGAGCACCGGCCGTGCCACTGACATGATGATCTCCGGCGAAGGATTCTTTGTCACCAGCAAGTCCGGACAGCAACTGTTCTCCCGTGCCGGCTCGTTTACGTTTGATGCGGCCAACCACCTGGTCAGCCCGGACGGGGCAGTCCTCCAGGGCTGGACAGCAGTGAGCGGGGCGGTCAACACCAGCGGCACCGTTGGCGACATCACGCTGAAGTCGAACGACCTGATCGCTAAAATCACAGAGAAGGTGACCCTTGACGGCAACCTCCCCAGCGACGCAGTCGAAGGAACAGCCGACGGAACAGTCGACCGCGTTGTCAAGGTCTACGACGCGACCGGCGCGGACCGCATGGTTTCGCTGACATTCACCAAAATCGCGAACTCCCAAAATTGGCAAGTTGATGCGACCGACGAAAACGGCGCAACGGGCACAGGAACGCTGACGTTTGCCGGTGGTCAGCAGACCGCCGGGAGCGCAGGCACCGTGACAGTCGGTGGGATCAGCGTCGATCTGAGCGCGGTATCCGGCTACGCGAAGGCAGAGTCTTTGACCGTCACCGGCCAGGACGGTTACGCCGCCGGCAGCCTCGAGTCCTACACGATCGGCAGCGACGGATCCGTGCTCGGCGCTTTCAGCAACGGTGCCAAGCAGGTCCTGGCCAAGATCGCCATGGCCAAGTTCACCAACCCCGCCGGCCTGGAAAAGGCCGGTGGATCCTCCTACGTGGCCACCGGAAACTCCGGTGGCGTGCAGTTGGGCTCGGCCGGAGACCCCGGTATGGGGTCCCTGTCCGGCGGCAACCTGGAAATGTCCAACGTGGACCTCTCCCAGGAATTCACCAACCTGATCGTCGCGCAGCGCGGCTTCCAGGCGAACGCCCGCATCATCACCACCTCCGATGAAATCCTGCAGGAACTCACGCAGCTCAAGCGCTAG
- a CDS encoding flagellar motor protein MotB: MSARRKSKKGHSEEHHVDERWLVSYADMVTVLMCLFIVLYAMSTVDANKFAKLRDSLATGFGAVASETVDTASGTIVPPELVDKDLEAFAQQKEQDPATPVSQTDQQAEPPEQKPDPSPLELAKKEVDQLRALEAQMKAGLAAEGIISNVEFQIDSRGLTVKLVGSQTFFAPDRPELTARAVQVLKIVSPVLAPAGMEIMVEGHAANGVTAYPSTWELSSARAVNVLRHMVEQGAIPQGTIGAVAFGSARQVNDDSTPELMELNRRVDIAVLSDQADVVRALIPEALALAEK; this comes from the coding sequence ATGAGCGCCAGGCGCAAATCCAAGAAGGGCCATAGCGAAGAGCACCACGTTGACGAACGCTGGCTGGTTTCCTACGCCGACATGGTCACCGTCCTGATGTGTTTGTTCATCGTCCTTTACGCGATGTCTACCGTGGATGCGAACAAGTTCGCAAAGCTGCGGGACTCCCTCGCCACCGGCTTCGGCGCGGTGGCCTCCGAGACCGTGGACACCGCCTCCGGCACGATAGTGCCACCGGAACTCGTGGACAAGGATCTGGAGGCGTTCGCGCAGCAGAAGGAACAGGACCCGGCGACCCCGGTCTCGCAGACGGACCAGCAGGCAGAGCCGCCGGAACAGAAACCGGATCCATCTCCGCTGGAGCTGGCCAAAAAGGAAGTCGACCAGCTCCGCGCCCTTGAAGCCCAAATGAAGGCAGGGCTGGCCGCTGAAGGCATCATCAGCAACGTCGAATTCCAGATCGACTCGCGCGGCCTGACCGTGAAGCTCGTCGGATCGCAGACGTTCTTCGCTCCCGACCGGCCCGAACTGACCGCGCGGGCCGTCCAGGTACTGAAGATCGTCTCGCCGGTGCTGGCTCCCGCCGGCATGGAGATCATGGTGGAAGGGCATGCGGCAAACGGGGTCACGGCCTACCCGTCGACATGGGAGCTTTCCTCCGCGCGGGCGGTCAATGTGCTGCGCCATATGGTCGAGCAAGGGGCCATTCCACAAGGGACCATAGGCGCTGTCGCCTTCGGCTCCGCCCGGCAAGTCAACGACGACTCCACCCCCGAGCTGATGGAGCTGAACCGGCGGGTGGACATCGCTGTCCTGTCCGACCAGGCCGACGTCGTGCGGGCGCTGATTCCGGAAGCGCTGGCACTCGCGGAGAAATAA
- a CDS encoding flagellar hook-length control protein FliK, whose amino-acid sequence MTAASLDLGAVLAGPAPAGGARDASRAQGALSGADSFAALFHDLQSLPDTARRDSSDSGAAGADPSAADPSAADPSAADGQSDAESTPQTSDVAGTAASGWHGPGFTADDATPRPTLTGGQPTTANAAESAWAFGGTYGAFFTATATATATASVPGAAPTASPLAAPPGAVTSSTAEPLLAWPQAATPVAEPDAGLDSGDNGTKSDDTAVQAAPAVPSGFSAPAPAPASAVASAPTNAVPAAVLAASGERTPMTVTPAIDGPVHVSMASPVAMAAAAAPAGEVHTAAPVSAATLVSAASPVAMAVAAAPAGEVHTAAPVSAATQVSAASPVAMAAAAAPAGEVRTAAQASTSSATAGPIRSSAHTQAVAPATPAPAAGVAAVPATIAAAAASAPVAARVPTAAGNDRAVREPAATASPLPAGVATPGAAPALPASSSGTSAPVAAPAGPQAPRPLASAKTQASPGPATQAAAFAGAGAAPAEQLRGDAAPAKVHTAVAAASSPVDVPAGATQAAAPVSQVPTTAGSTTVPQPAAPPAPGTAAALRPQLAAPLFTLVNAPDGEHTMTLTVSPEDLGPVTVRAHIDAAGVRIELFSPGDAGREAVRSILPELRKELTDAGFGASLQLSDRDGPGSSRQDANDAGAARQNGTGKDPARDGSDPGGRNGSGTNRAGHRWDDLADATALRAARILNGHQTTLDILA is encoded by the coding sequence ATGACGGCGGCTTCCCTGGACCTGGGCGCGGTCCTGGCCGGTCCGGCCCCGGCCGGCGGTGCCCGCGACGCTTCGCGTGCGCAAGGAGCACTCTCCGGCGCCGACTCCTTCGCCGCACTGTTCCATGACCTCCAGAGCCTGCCGGACACGGCACGGCGCGACTCATCAGACTCCGGCGCCGCCGGAGCAGACCCGTCCGCAGCAGACCCGTCCGCAGCAGACCCGTCCGCAGCCGACGGTCAGAGTGACGCCGAGTCCACACCGCAAACGTCCGACGTGGCCGGTACCGCGGCCTCTGGCTGGCACGGCCCCGGCTTCACCGCTGACGACGCCACCCCGCGCCCGACCCTAACCGGGGGACAGCCCACGACAGCGAATGCTGCCGAATCGGCCTGGGCCTTCGGCGGAACGTACGGTGCTTTTTTCACGGCGACGGCGACGGCGACGGCGACGGCTTCGGTTCCTGGGGCCGCGCCGACGGCATCACCTTTGGCCGCACCGCCGGGTGCCGTGACTTCGTCGACAGCGGAGCCGCTGCTGGCGTGGCCGCAGGCGGCAACGCCCGTTGCGGAGCCGGATGCAGGACTGGACTCCGGTGACAACGGGACGAAGAGTGATGACACTGCGGTCCAGGCGGCCCCGGCGGTTCCGTCCGGTTTTTCGGCACCGGCACCGGCACCGGCTTCGGCGGTGGCTTCGGCTCCGACGAACGCAGTGCCGGCGGCCGTCCTCGCGGCGTCGGGGGAGCGGACTCCAATGACAGTGACTCCGGCCATCGATGGGCCGGTCCACGTGAGCATGGCCTCCCCGGTCGCCATGGCTGCGGCGGCAGCTCCGGCGGGCGAGGTCCACACGGCAGCCCCGGTCAGCGCGGCCACCCTGGTCAGCGCGGCCTCCCCGGTCGCCATGGCTGTGGCGGCAGCTCCGGCGGGCGAGGTCCACACGGCAGCCCCGGTCAGCGCGGCCACCCAGGTCAGCGCGGCCTCCCCGGTCGCCATGGCTGCGGCGGCAGCACCGGCGGGCGAGGTCCGCACGGCAGCCCAGGCATCGACGTCGTCCGCGACGGCGGGTCCCATTCGTAGCAGTGCTCATACGCAGGCCGTCGCCCCGGCGACTCCTGCCCCAGCCGCTGGCGTCGCGGCCGTGCCGGCAACCATCGCGGCTGCAGCCGCCTCCGCGCCGGTCGCTGCCCGGGTACCGACCGCGGCAGGCAATGATCGTGCCGTCCGCGAACCTGCGGCCACTGCAAGCCCCTTGCCGGCAGGCGTCGCCACACCGGGTGCTGCTCCGGCGTTGCCGGCGTCCTCCTCAGGCACGAGTGCGCCCGTAGCTGCTCCGGCAGGTCCGCAGGCTCCCCGCCCCCTGGCCTCTGCAAAAACGCAGGCTTCGCCCGGGCCCGCGACGCAGGCCGCCGCCTTCGCCGGTGCCGGCGCGGCCCCCGCCGAGCAGCTCCGGGGAGATGCCGCACCGGCCAAAGTCCATACCGCCGTCGCTGCTGCTTCATCCCCTGTGGACGTCCCCGCCGGGGCAACGCAAGCCGCCGCGCCAGTCAGCCAGGTACCGACCACTGCGGGCTCCACAACCGTGCCGCAGCCAGCGGCCCCGCCCGCCCCCGGGACTGCCGCAGCCCTGCGGCCGCAACTCGCCGCGCCCCTCTTCACCCTGGTTAATGCACCCGACGGCGAGCACACGATGACCCTTACCGTCAGCCCGGAGGATCTCGGGCCTGTCACGGTGCGGGCACATATCGATGCCGCGGGCGTCCGGATTGAGTTATTCTCCCCGGGCGATGCCGGACGGGAAGCAGTCCGCAGCATCCTGCCCGAACTCCGAAAGGAGCTCACCGACGCCGGTTTCGGGGCGAGCCTTCAGCTCTCCGACCGCGACGGGCCCGGCAGCTCACGCCAGGACGCCAACGACGCCGGCGCTGCACGCCAGAACGGCACGGGCAAGGACCCGGCGCGGGACGGCTCCGATCCCGGCGGCCGTAACGGCTCCGGCACCAATCGGGCAGGACACCGGTGGGATGACCTGGCCGATGCAACCGCCCTGCGTGCCGCCAGAATCCTCAACGGACACCAGACCACCCTCGACATTCTTGCCTGA
- the fliN gene encoding flagellar motor switch protein FliN → MSTTLTKHESSAERLVEELPSPVALKVLALVPGRAAAAYARQAVTATFVGSVTADLALLLIDRTFLDEAAGGMAGFQPGMVAVTDVLRPAMEAASSVFGPGVLSDLRESDASGLLTDPDTAVYELSDGNNAAAWFAVRLRDNSSAPDRGDASGKSAVAGRLGRINNIEMALTVEIGRTRMSVRDVLSLEPGKIIELDRSAGAPADVLLNGRLIAHGEVVVLDQDYAIRITRILDVADGLS, encoded by the coding sequence ATGAGCACCACCCTGACAAAGCACGAGTCTTCGGCGGAACGCCTCGTCGAGGAGCTGCCGAGCCCGGTCGCCCTGAAGGTCCTCGCCCTTGTCCCGGGCAGGGCCGCTGCCGCGTACGCGCGCCAGGCCGTCACGGCCACCTTCGTCGGCTCCGTCACGGCGGACCTGGCGCTCCTGTTGATCGACCGGACCTTCCTGGACGAGGCAGCCGGCGGTATGGCCGGATTCCAGCCGGGAATGGTCGCCGTCACCGATGTGCTGCGCCCCGCCATGGAAGCCGCCAGCTCTGTCTTCGGTCCCGGCGTGCTCTCGGACCTGCGCGAATCTGATGCCTCGGGACTGCTGACTGATCCGGACACCGCCGTCTACGAACTCTCCGACGGGAACAATGCGGCCGCATGGTTCGCCGTCCGGCTGCGGGACAACAGTTCCGCCCCGGACCGCGGCGACGCTTCCGGCAAGAGTGCGGTGGCCGGCCGGCTGGGCCGCATCAACAACATCGAGATGGCACTCACCGTGGAAATCGGCCGCACCCGGATGTCCGTCCGTGATGTGCTCTCGCTCGAACCCGGGAAAATCATCGAACTGGACCGGTCCGCCGGTGCCCCCGCGGATGTGCTGCTCAACGGGCGGCTGATCGCGCACGGCGAGGTTGTGGTGCTGGACCAGGACTACGCGATCCGGATCACCCGGATCCTCGATGTTGCGGACGGGCTCAGCTGA
- the fliO gene encoding flagellar biosynthetic protein FliO, protein MDSLILGLRVVVALGAVLGLMWFLQRRLGKGTGRRRADRALTVISRQSLGQRASVVVVDAAGQRFLLGVTDHAVNVLHTGDIPPEPEEAREPAANRSLGDFARMLAEATPRAAQSSRAARNSHVLNSFAKESYSPNEDAEDARVPGRGVDEAGNIPADALVSRRSSAQRSSHARSTAGMGAGHPPLHGSILAGSTWKQAAAALRTGRRN, encoded by the coding sequence ATGGACTCACTGATCCTCGGGCTGCGGGTAGTCGTGGCCCTGGGCGCGGTGCTTGGCCTCATGTGGTTTCTGCAGCGCCGGCTTGGCAAAGGCACCGGACGGCGCCGGGCTGACCGCGCACTGACCGTTATCAGCCGGCAGAGCCTCGGGCAGCGGGCCTCCGTCGTCGTTGTGGACGCCGCCGGGCAACGGTTCCTGCTGGGCGTGACCGACCACGCCGTTAACGTCCTGCACACCGGAGATATCCCGCCCGAACCGGAAGAGGCCCGGGAACCGGCGGCCAACCGGTCCCTGGGGGACTTCGCCCGGATGCTCGCCGAGGCCACCCCCCGCGCCGCACAGAGCAGCCGCGCCGCACGGAACAGCCATGTCCTGAATAGTTTTGCCAAGGAGAGTTACTCCCCAAACGAGGACGCCGAGGACGCCCGCGTCCCGGGCAGGGGTGTCGACGAAGCCGGGAACATCCCGGCGGACGCACTGGTTTCGCGGCGCAGTTCGGCCCAACGGAGCTCCCACGCCCGCAGCACCGCCGGAATGGGCGCCGGGCATCCGCCGTTGCACGGCTCAATCCTGGCCGGCTCGACCTGGAAGCAGGCCGCCGCCGCGCTCAGGACCGGACGCCGCAATTGA
- a CDS encoding flagellar motor switch protein FliM, giving the protein MSVIDEQPVVRERSVSVYDFRRPATLAREHSRVLELAFETYARQWGTQLTAKVRVKSVVRLDDVFMQSYDEYAASLPAVTTMVLCAVEGSDAKLVVQFPSPSALGWVNRMLGATSDSPMPDRKFTQIEQALVRGLMDEALEDLSYSLGPLLSEAVRVDTIQYNSQFAQAAAPGDLMIVAVFTMTVGDVSAPATLAVPASILLARLKKVNQTESRGDAPARIGEQLEQVPVELSVRLSTSFVTPSQVLGLSVGDVLPLPHLENRPFDVTLDGTRLATAAPARNGSRAAAVIVTIEESHR; this is encoded by the coding sequence GTGAGTGTTATCGATGAGCAGCCAGTGGTGCGCGAGCGGAGTGTGAGCGTCTACGATTTCCGACGTCCCGCGACGCTGGCGCGCGAGCACAGCCGCGTCCTGGAGCTGGCGTTTGAAACGTACGCCCGCCAGTGGGGAACACAGCTCACCGCCAAGGTCCGGGTAAAATCCGTCGTGCGTCTCGACGACGTCTTTATGCAGAGCTACGACGAATACGCCGCATCCCTGCCCGCGGTGACGACAATGGTCCTGTGCGCCGTCGAGGGCAGCGACGCCAAACTCGTGGTGCAGTTTCCCAGTCCCTCGGCCCTCGGGTGGGTCAACCGCATGCTCGGCGCCACTAGCGATTCGCCCATGCCGGACCGCAAATTCACCCAGATCGAACAGGCGCTTGTCCGGGGCCTCATGGACGAAGCACTGGAGGACCTCAGCTACTCGTTGGGGCCGCTGCTCAGCGAAGCCGTCCGGGTCGACACCATCCAATACAACTCCCAGTTCGCCCAGGCCGCGGCCCCCGGCGACCTGATGATCGTCGCCGTCTTCACCATGACCGTCGGCGACGTCAGTGCCCCTGCCACCCTGGCGGTGCCGGCCAGCATCCTCCTGGCACGCCTGAAGAAGGTCAACCAGACAGAAAGCCGCGGGGACGCTCCGGCGCGGATCGGGGAGCAACTTGAGCAGGTGCCGGTCGAGCTGTCCGTGCGGCTGTCGACGTCGTTCGTGACCCCGAGCCAGGTGCTCGGGCTTTCCGTCGGCGATGTTCTGCCCCTGCCCCACCTGGAGAACAGGCCGTTTGACGTCACGCTGGACGGAACCCGGCTGGCCACCGCGGCCCCGGCCCGGAACGGGTCCCGCGCGGCCGCTGTCATTGTCACAATCGAGGAGAGTCACCGATGA
- a CDS encoding flagellar hook assembly protein FlgD has translation MTIQPIASQSMSADAIAASTASAAGAAVRTPVQTMDSNVFMQLLVTQLKNQNPSAPMDTNEMMAQTVQLSMMEKMTELATSSKEGFSLQMRSAAAQLIGQSVGYTLPDGTEGTGIASAVSFNGPVPTVTVGGLAVPLDSVTGLTTPSAS, from the coding sequence ATGACGATCCAGCCGATTGCCTCCCAGTCCATGAGTGCCGATGCCATTGCCGCCTCGACCGCGTCCGCCGCCGGCGCTGCCGTCCGGACGCCCGTGCAGACCATGGACTCCAATGTCTTTATGCAGCTCCTGGTGACCCAGCTCAAGAACCAGAACCCCAGCGCCCCCATGGATACCAACGAGATGATGGCCCAGACCGTCCAGTTGTCCATGATGGAGAAAATGACGGAACTCGCCACCAGCAGCAAAGAAGGGTTTTCACTTCAAATGCGTTCGGCGGCGGCTCAGCTGATCGGCCAGTCCGTCGGCTACACCCTGCCTGACGGCACGGAAGGCACCGGCATTGCCAGCGCGGTCTCCTTCAATGGTCCGGTTCCGACTGTGACGGTCGGCGGACTAGCCGTTCCGTTGGATTCCGTCACCGGCCTCACCACACCCTCAGCGTCCTAA
- the fliP gene encoding flagellar type III secretion system pore protein FliP (The bacterial flagellar biogenesis protein FliP forms a type III secretion system (T3SS)-type pore required for flagellar assembly.), whose translation MSRVSADHTVRAGNRRVLTLGLAALLFAVLLLWLNAAPGHAAPIDPTPPVPPTDPTAPGGGVNIQINGVDGAPSTAVLTLIGITLLSVAPALLLMMTSFTKIFVVLAMTRNALSLPSIPPNQVLAGLALFLSIFVMWPVVNEMNTIGVQPYLNGTLDFNGAVGAASGPLQQFMLAHTRDEDIALMTRAAGMENPETPETVPMPTLIPAFMISELRAAFIIGFVIFIPFLVIDLVVSAALMSMGMMMLPPVMISLPFKILLFVLVDGWGLIITALIQSYAGTG comes from the coding sequence TTGAGCCGGGTTTCCGCCGACCACACCGTCCGTGCCGGTAATCGCAGGGTCCTTACGCTCGGGCTTGCCGCGCTGTTGTTTGCGGTCCTGCTGCTGTGGCTGAACGCCGCCCCGGGGCACGCCGCCCCGATCGACCCCACCCCGCCGGTTCCTCCGACGGATCCGACCGCCCCGGGCGGAGGCGTCAACATCCAGATCAACGGTGTCGACGGCGCTCCCTCGACCGCAGTCCTGACCCTTATCGGGATCACGCTGCTCTCGGTGGCTCCCGCCCTGCTGCTGATGATGACCTCGTTCACCAAAATCTTCGTGGTCCTGGCCATGACCCGCAACGCACTGTCGCTGCCGTCCATCCCGCCGAACCAGGTGCTGGCCGGCCTGGCCCTGTTCCTCTCGATCTTCGTGATGTGGCCCGTCGTCAACGAGATGAACACCATCGGGGTGCAGCCGTACCTGAACGGAACACTGGACTTTAACGGTGCCGTCGGCGCCGCCTCGGGTCCGCTGCAGCAGTTTATGCTGGCCCACACCCGTGACGAGGACATCGCGCTGATGACGCGGGCAGCGGGAATGGAAAACCCCGAAACCCCCGAAACCGTGCCCATGCCGACCCTCATCCCGGCGTTTATGATTTCCGAGCTGCGTGCGGCGTTCATCATCGGGTTCGTGATCTTTATTCCGTTCCTCGTGATCGACCTCGTGGTCTCGGCGGCGCTGATGTCCATGGGCATGATGATGCTGCCGCCGGTCATGATTTCGCTGCCGTTCAAGATCCTGCTGTTTGTCCTCGTGGACGGCTGGGGATTGATCATCACC
- a CDS encoding flagellar FlbD family protein has product MIVVTGLNKKRWAVNPDMIERMHESPDTTLVMLDGSTHVVVERMNDVIDMITAYRARVLAAARDLPTISTTYGSRTLSIVPEPEDHTCKP; this is encoded by the coding sequence ATGATCGTAGTTACTGGGCTCAACAAGAAGCGCTGGGCGGTCAACCCGGACATGATTGAGCGGATGCACGAAAGCCCCGACACCACGCTCGTGATGCTGGACGGTTCCACCCACGTCGTTGTGGAGCGGATGAACGATGTCATCGATATGATCACTGCCTACCGGGCGCGCGTTCTTGCCGCGGCACGGGACCTCCCCACCATCTCCACCACTTACGGTAGCCGGACGCTCAGCATCGTCCCGGAGCCGGAAGACCACACCTGCAAACCCTGA
- a CDS encoding flagellar export protein FliJ, whose protein sequence is MNRQFSLAGLLRLRQMQQDQAATGLARARSHSDSVRAREVSARRDLSDASGDVDTSQALHAIAAARFSSFRMLSDLQSLTADAQSAEDAAREEFTAARTRSVGLEKLQTRHDAEVLSADLRAEQAALDEIASTVWHRDEQQVTT, encoded by the coding sequence ATGAACCGTCAATTCTCGCTGGCAGGGCTCCTGCGCCTTCGCCAGATGCAGCAGGACCAAGCCGCGACCGGGCTGGCCCGGGCCCGTTCACACTCCGACTCGGTGCGTGCCCGGGAGGTCTCGGCCCGCCGCGATCTCTCAGACGCCAGCGGCGACGTCGACACCTCCCAGGCACTGCATGCCATTGCCGCGGCACGGTTCTCGTCCTTCCGTATGCTCTCGGACCTCCAGAGCCTGACGGCTGACGCCCAGAGCGCGGAAGACGCCGCCCGCGAGGAGTTCACCGCGGCCCGGACACGGTCCGTGGGACTTGAAAAGCTCCAGACCCGCCACGACGCTGAGGTCCTCAGCGCCGATCTGCGGGCTGAACAGGCCGCGCTCGACGAAATCGCGTCGACCGTCTGGCACCGTGACGAACAGCAGGTGACCACATGA
- a CDS encoding motility protein A, translating to MDPATIIGLVLAFGAIYAMVALEGANVTSLLLPAPMILVFGATLAVGLAGSTFKDVLHAFKALPNAFKGKTVPPQQSIDEIVVFAEKARTEGLLALEGEAAATKDPFLKNALQNIADGTDGEDLRDMLEDGISSKMKADNTAAKFFKMLGGYAPTIGIIGTVVSLTHVLENLSQPDELGHMIAAAFVATLWGVLSANFIWLPIGDRMTKISELEVDRMTLIMEGVLALQSGAQPILLREKLNAMVPAYKLKSGAAKTPKDGSGKAPKGDKALDDAA from the coding sequence ATGGATCCCGCAACAATAATCGGACTGGTTCTAGCGTTCGGCGCTATCTATGCCATGGTCGCCCTTGAGGGTGCCAACGTCACGAGCCTTTTGCTTCCGGCCCCAATGATCCTGGTTTTCGGGGCGACCCTCGCCGTAGGCCTCGCAGGGTCTACCTTCAAGGACGTCCTGCACGCATTCAAGGCACTGCCGAACGCGTTCAAGGGCAAGACCGTGCCCCCGCAGCAGAGCATCGACGAGATCGTCGTTTTCGCAGAAAAGGCCCGCACGGAGGGCCTCCTGGCCCTCGAAGGCGAAGCGGCGGCCACCAAAGATCCTTTCCTGAAAAATGCGCTGCAAAACATTGCTGACGGAACCGATGGTGAAGACCTCCGGGACATGCTTGAAGACGGAATCAGCTCCAAAATGAAGGCCGACAATACGGCCGCAAAGTTCTTCAAGATGCTCGGCGGCTATGCCCCCACTATTGGCATCATCGGCACCGTCGTGTCCCTGACCCACGTCCTGGAAAACCTGTCCCAGCCCGACGAACTCGGGCACATGATCGCCGCAGCCTTTGTTGCCACGCTGTGGGGAGTCCTCTCGGCCAACTTCATCTGGCTGCCGATCGGGGACCGCATGACGAAGATCTCCGAGCTGGAGGTTGATCGGATGACTCTCATCATGGAGGGCGTACTTGCCCTGCAGTCCGGTGCCCAGCCGATCCTGCTGCGGGAAAAGCTCAACGCCATGGTTCCCGCCTACAAGCTCAAGAGCGGCGCCGCTAAGACACCCAAGGACGGCTCGGGCAAGGCACCCAAGGGCGATAAAGCCCTGGACGACGCTGCATGA
- a CDS encoding C40 family peptidase, translated as MSMTEAIGRMQSIQSMITELSRPAADPTSSVKAAASSLATATGNGTAESFTQALNAALGGTAAGTDPNSFTNSLGLGGVAGITGSTGAGRTSAVTAVTPGAPTGNDVVSVSKKYIGVPYVWGGTNPATGMDCSGFTQRVFKDLGIDIPRVVSDQMQKGTPVASLAEAKPGDLLVSFGGNHISIYLGNGKAIDAPVPGKTIQIRDAWEQQSNLTSIRRIVPAGAGA; from the coding sequence ATGAGCATGACTGAGGCAATCGGCCGGATGCAGAGCATCCAGTCCATGATTACGGAACTGAGCCGTCCGGCGGCCGACCCGACCAGCTCCGTGAAGGCCGCCGCGTCCTCCCTCGCGACCGCCACGGGGAACGGCACCGCAGAAAGCTTCACGCAGGCGCTCAACGCTGCGCTGGGCGGGACTGCCGCCGGAACGGATCCCAACTCCTTCACAAACAGCCTGGGACTCGGCGGAGTGGCGGGGATTACCGGATCAACCGGCGCCGGCCGAACGTCCGCTGTGACCGCGGTGACCCCCGGTGCGCCGACCGGAAACGACGTCGTTTCAGTGTCGAAGAAATACATCGGCGTGCCCTACGTTTGGGGCGGCACCAACCCGGCCACCGGGATGGACTGCTCCGGCTTCACCCAGCGCGTCTTCAAAGACCTGGGCATCGACATCCCGCGCGTCGTCAGCGACCAGATGCAAAAGGGCACCCCGGTCGCATCCCTGGCTGAGGCCAAGCCGGGGGATCTGCTGGTGAGCTTCGGCGGCAACCACATCTCCATCTACCTCGGCAACGGCAAAGCGATCGATGCCCCCGTGCCCGGCAAGACCATTCAAATCCGCGATGCGTGGGAGCAACAGTCCAACCTGACCTCGATCCGTCGCATCGTCCCGGCAGGAGCCGGCGCATGA